From Armatimonadota bacterium, one genomic window encodes:
- a CDS encoding prepilin-type N-terminal cleavage/methylation domain-containing protein: protein MGVSEELSVIRRKAFTLIELLVVIAIIAILAAILFPVFAQAKVAAKKTAAISNQAQIGKSILLYMIDYDDIYPRNDECVAGSSLNKALNGFAFNPAGEGCNWPRFYYRVNHYSWQKWVFPYMGNVDIFTHPGRAKLTEPWDLHGEIMGGFALNLSLTGALNTWQSGSDACLLPNAPRGCFRNSFVGGRQARIRDVAKAMLLFDFGNPGINFAPVIADNAASEDTSYTVYPPAVREWWARNLMIWSDCTGWNMNEISDRPDPRATIGGGIVLGFADSHSRFYPAQKFLGETPLMNEYIVGGSLPGGHTCGLSGGVFAWDADVDLTVDYPLWALGGF from the coding sequence ATGGGCGTCTCGGAGGAATTATCAGTGATTAGAAGAAAAGCGTTTACGCTTATAGAATTACTTGTCGTTATTGCAATCATCGCGATTCTTGCGGCGATTCTGTTCCCTGTATTTGCACAGGCGAAGGTCGCTGCAAAAAAGACTGCGGCGATTTCCAACCAGGCGCAGATCGGCAAGTCGATCTTGCTGTACATGATCGATTACGACGACATCTACCCGCGCAACGACGAATGCGTTGCTGGCTCGTCTTTGAACAAGGCCCTGAACGGTTTTGCGTTCAATCCAGCCGGAGAAGGATGCAATTGGCCGAGGTTCTACTACCGCGTCAACCACTACTCTTGGCAGAAGTGGGTTTTCCCATATATGGGGAACGTCGATATCTTCACCCATCCTGGTCGTGCGAAACTCACCGAACCGTGGGATTTGCACGGTGAGATCATGGGTGGGTTTGCGCTCAACTTGTCGCTGACCGGCGCGCTGAACACGTGGCAAAGCGGGAGCGATGCTTGTCTCCTGCCAAACGCACCTCGCGGGTGCTTCCGCAACAGCTTCGTCGGCGGAAGGCAGGCTAGGATTCGAGATGTTGCAAAGGCGATGCTGTTGTTCGACTTTGGTAACCCGGGTATCAACTTCGCCCCGGTGATCGCCGACAACGCGGCGAGCGAAGATACTTCGTACACAGTGTATCCGCCAGCGGTTCGCGAATGGTGGGCTCGCAACCTGATGATTTGGTCCGACTGCACAGGTTGGAATATGAATGAGATCAGCGACAGGCCTGATCCGCGAGCTACGATCGGCGGTGGCATCGTTCTCGGATTTGCCGACTCGCACTCAAGGTTCTACCCGGCGCAGAAGTTCCTTGGGGAGACGCCGCTCATGAACGAGTACATCGTCGGTGGTTCGCTGCCAGGCGGGCACACTTGCGGCCTGTCTGGAGGTGTGTTCGCGTGGGACGCCGACGTTGACCTTACAGTGGACTACCCGCTGTGGGCGCTTGGCGGTTTCTAG
- a CDS encoding DUF1343 domain-containing protein, which produces MAKFGLDRVIEGGFEQFKGQSIALVCNQASIASDYGHVLDHFLKPHKNGKLRIQCVFGPQHGIWGHTQDNMIEWEGYKDPRTGIPFHSLYGENREPTDQMLEGVERIVFDVPDVGSRYYTFIWTLALCMKACEPKGIPITVLDRPNPINGVTVEGAFLDPEFSSFVGLYPLPMRHGMTVAEVAMYLKQTQFPDCQLEVVKMEGWDRTKYQDEIDMPWAMPSPNMPTVDTAVVYPGMCLIEGTQLSEGRGTTRPFEIVGAPYVDAWELTDRLNDLGLSGVRFRAYQFEPTFNKFQGQVCLGTFVHVTDRAEFKPVITAVALLQEVWRLYATEFKWLEPPYEYEYEKNPFDILAGNDWLRPAIEDLCPLAQIESRFADECAPFLAEWQAILLY; this is translated from the coding sequence ATGGCGAAGTTCGGGCTGGACCGGGTGATCGAAGGTGGATTCGAGCAGTTCAAAGGCCAGTCGATAGCGCTCGTCTGCAACCAGGCGTCGATCGCGAGCGACTACGGACACGTCCTCGACCACTTTCTGAAGCCGCACAAGAATGGCAAGCTGAGAATCCAGTGCGTCTTCGGCCCGCAGCACGGGATCTGGGGCCACACGCAGGACAACATGATCGAGTGGGAGGGCTACAAGGATCCGCGCACGGGGATCCCGTTCCATTCGCTTTATGGCGAGAACAGAGAGCCCACAGATCAGATGCTCGAAGGCGTCGAGCGGATCGTGTTCGACGTGCCCGACGTCGGCTCGCGGTATTACACGTTCATCTGGACCCTCGCGCTGTGCATGAAGGCGTGCGAGCCGAAAGGCATCCCGATCACCGTGCTCGACCGACCCAACCCGATCAACGGCGTCACGGTAGAAGGCGCGTTTCTCGACCCTGAGTTCTCGAGCTTCGTAGGCCTCTACCCGCTCCCGATGCGCCATGGGATGACGGTCGCAGAGGTCGCCATGTACCTCAAACAGACCCAGTTCCCAGACTGCCAGCTTGAGGTCGTGAAGATGGAGGGCTGGGACCGCACCAAGTACCAGGACGAGATCGACATGCCTTGGGCGATGCCAAGCCCGAACATGCCGACGGTCGACACCGCCGTCGTCTACCCTGGGATGTGCCTGATCGAAGGCACCCAGCTTAGCGAGGGAAGGGGCACGACGAGACCGTTCGAGATAGTCGGCGCGCCGTACGTCGACGCCTGGGAGCTGACCGATAGGTTGAACGATCTCGGTCTTTCCGGCGTCAGGTTCCGCGCGTACCAGTTCGAGCCGACGTTCAACAAGTTCCAAGGGCAAGTCTGCCTTGGCACGTTCGTCCACGTCACCGACCGCGCCGAGTTCAAGCCTGTTATCACGGCTGTTGCGCTGCTCCAAGAGGTCTGGCGGCTCTACGCCACGGAGTTCAAGTGGCTCGAACCGCCCTACGAGTACGAGTACGAAAAGAACCCGTTCGACATCCTTGCTGGAAACGACTGGCTCCGTCCAGCGATCGAAGACCTCTGTCCGCTTGCCCAGATCGAGTCGCGGTTCGCCGACGAATGTGCGCCGTTCCTGGCCGAATGGCAGGCAATTTTGCTGTATTAG
- a CDS encoding M14 family metallopeptidase, whose translation MLAAVLTIAAAKQDPWPVTHAEATNFEETSHYEHVVEFLDALAKVTTAQVSYVGSTEGGRKIPLVIAAKPPVSTPLEAKQSGKPVVYIQANIHGGEVEGKEAAQMILRDLYRTDSPLLEQLIFVVVPIYNIDGNEKWGDGKVKRRSQTGPDVVGDRTNDAGLDLNRDCMKAESPEMQTVLKYVYNAWDPDVVFDLHTTNGTRHGYDLTFSPPLHPNTHPLVRGYTQDELMPRVRARLGDDVKIFPYGNTGPRDGVTAWSTFSHEGRYVTNYGGLRNRIAILSEAMSYAPFEERVESTYKFVMACLEEIAADADRVVAQSRQADADMATWSKQNRSFGVRFEFASRGEEDVLLEKAPTEGEDRRTGKITETETAKMQIFDRFKATRTAPMPAAYIIPPSEKAVLELLLLQGAVVERLSEDWTGDAAGFIITEVDQAERAFQGHRMIRLEGEFQIAEFEFPSGHYMVRTGQPLGMLIFYLLEPESLDGVVAWEVLSQKPLVNSVFPIFKVRDISGVVSEVVTEIGATVPSPLGFAGSTIPEESSTRAKARERGLIERRDSPRILLLARLARTLALPERGLSVRIQARGLLVHGRKSCQQGLPFGTDRGTRS comes from the coding sequence ATGCTCGCCGCCGTACTTACCATCGCCGCCGCCAAACAAGACCCGTGGCCCGTCACACACGCCGAGGCGACCAACTTCGAAGAGACTTCGCACTACGAGCACGTCGTGGAGTTCCTGGACGCGCTGGCGAAAGTAACGACCGCGCAAGTCAGCTACGTCGGTTCGACCGAGGGCGGACGCAAGATTCCGCTCGTGATCGCCGCGAAACCGCCGGTCTCGACTCCACTCGAAGCCAAGCAATCGGGCAAGCCGGTTGTCTACATCCAAGCGAACATCCACGGCGGCGAGGTCGAAGGCAAGGAGGCGGCTCAGATGATCCTGCGCGACCTCTACCGCACCGACAGCCCGTTGCTGGAACAGCTGATCTTCGTCGTCGTGCCGATCTACAACATCGACGGCAACGAAAAATGGGGCGACGGGAAGGTGAAACGCCGCAGCCAAACCGGGCCGGATGTCGTCGGCGATCGCACCAACGACGCGGGGCTCGACCTCAACCGCGACTGCATGAAGGCCGAGTCGCCCGAGATGCAGACCGTGCTGAAGTACGTCTACAACGCGTGGGACCCGGACGTGGTGTTCGACCTGCACACGACCAACGGCACGCGGCACGGTTACGATCTGACGTTCTCACCGCCTCTACACCCGAACACGCACCCTCTGGTGCGCGGGTACACGCAAGACGAGCTGATGCCGCGCGTTCGAGCGAGGCTCGGCGACGACGTGAAGATATTCCCCTACGGCAATACCGGCCCGCGCGACGGGGTGACGGCGTGGTCGACTTTCAGCCACGAGGGCCGCTACGTGACCAACTACGGCGGCCTGCGCAACCGAATCGCGATCCTGAGCGAGGCGATGAGCTATGCGCCGTTCGAGGAGCGGGTCGAATCGACCTACAAGTTCGTGATGGCGTGCCTGGAAGAGATCGCCGCAGACGCTGACCGCGTGGTTGCTCAATCGAGACAAGCGGACGCGGACATGGCGACGTGGTCGAAGCAGAACCGCTCGTTCGGCGTCCGGTTCGAGTTCGCTTCGCGGGGCGAGGAGGACGTGCTGCTGGAGAAGGCGCCGACCGAGGGCGAAGATCGCAGAACCGGAAAGATCACCGAGACTGAGACCGCGAAGATGCAGATTTTCGACCGGTTCAAGGCGACGCGCACAGCCCCGATGCCCGCTGCGTACATCATCCCGCCGAGCGAGAAAGCTGTGCTGGAACTGCTGCTGTTGCAAGGTGCAGTCGTCGAGCGCTTGAGCGAGGATTGGACCGGCGACGCAGCGGGCTTCATCATTACCGAAGTCGACCAAGCAGAGCGCGCATTTCAGGGCCACAGGATGATCCGGCTGGAGGGCGAGTTCCAGATCGCCGAATTTGAATTCCCCAGCGGGCATTACATGGTTCGGACCGGCCAGCCTCTCGGAATGCTCATCTTCTATCTGCTCGAGCCCGAAAGCCTCGACGGCGTCGTTGCGTGGGAGGTGCTTTCGCAAAAGCCGCTGGTCAACAGCGTGTTTCCAATCTTCAAGGTTCGCGATATCTCAGGCGTGGTTTCCGAAGTCGTGACCGAGATCGGTGCAACAGTCCCCTCCCCCTTGGGATTTGCCGGGTCGACGATTCCTGAGGAATCGTCGACCCGCGCAAAGGCTAGGGAAAGGGGGTTGATCGAACGGCGCGATAGCCCGCGAATCTTGTTGCTGGCGCGGCTCGCGAGGACGCTCGCCCTCCCGGAGCGCGGACTCTCAGTCCGCATCCAGGCCCGCGGACTCTTAGTCCACGGACGAAAATCCTGTCAGCAGGGCCTACCCTTCGGGACAGACCGTGGCACCCGAAGCTAG
- a CDS encoding histidine triad nucleotide-binding protein yields the protein MPTLFTKIIEGEIPGDIVYQDEHIVAFRDIAPKAPVHILIVTRAEIPGLADVPETGDHTHILNAARRIAEQEGFAEDGYRLVINQGQHGGQEVPHLHAHLLAGRQMGPDFG from the coding sequence ATGCCGACGCTGTTCACGAAGATCATCGAGGGCGAGATACCGGGCGATATCGTCTACCAGGACGAGCACATCGTCGCCTTCCGCGACATCGCCCCGAAAGCGCCGGTGCACATCCTCATCGTGACCCGAGCGGAGATTCCCGGCCTTGCCGACGTCCCCGAGACCGGCGACCACACCCACATCCTCAACGCCGCAAGAAGGATCGCCGAGCAGGAGGGGTTCGCTGAAGACGGCTACCGCCTCGTGATCAACCAGGGTCAACACGGCGGACAGGAAGTCCCCCACCTCCACGCGCACCTGCTGGCCGGACGGCAGATGGGCCCCGATTTCGGCTAG
- the mtaB gene encoding tRNA (N(6)-L-threonylcarbamoyladenosine(37)-C(2))-methylthiotransferase MtaB, producing MPTAAFTTLGCKVNQYETQKILESFEAAGFAVVPFNQPADVYVINTCSVTSVAESKSRYTVRRATRTNPSAKVIVTGCAVQMGINKGVEMEGAHVVVPNPSKLETIDFFFRQYPSYEKWAKEEPSRTTVKPFQGRTRATLKIQDGCDVMCSYCSIPFTRPGMRSRPWHEVLSEAQKLTEQGYKEAILTGVLIGAYGPSTGSEGLSFEELVTKLSAESGLERIRISSIEMHQVTEPILALVEDGHVVPHFHIPLQSGDTQVLKDMNRRYGQAEYLALCDRLYARFPQLSITTDVLVGFPTETEERFQSSIFVFEHVKYLKAHVFRFSPRFGTPADEWGDPVDVDTKKERSRRLIEISTRTGREHVRKFLGRTMRVLVEGKTKREELLEGTTDNWITVRMAGSPSLARTMQWVRLEEERDGVAYGEIVAEPVANEIRVM from the coding sequence GTGCCGACGGCGGCGTTCACCACCCTGGGTTGCAAGGTCAACCAGTACGAGACGCAGAAGATCCTGGAGTCCTTCGAGGCGGCCGGGTTCGCCGTCGTGCCGTTCAACCAGCCCGCCGACGTCTACGTAATCAACACTTGCAGCGTGACCTCGGTCGCGGAGTCCAAGAGCCGCTATACAGTGCGGCGCGCGACCAGGACCAACCCCTCGGCCAAGGTGATCGTCACTGGCTGCGCCGTCCAGATGGGGATCAACAAGGGCGTCGAGATGGAGGGCGCGCACGTCGTCGTCCCGAACCCGTCGAAGCTCGAGACGATAGATTTCTTCTTCCGCCAGTACCCCTCGTATGAGAAGTGGGCAAAGGAAGAGCCGTCGCGGACGACCGTCAAGCCTTTCCAGGGCCGCACCCGCGCAACGCTGAAGATCCAGGACGGCTGCGACGTGATGTGCTCTTACTGCTCGATCCCCTTCACCCGCCCGGGCATGCGATCCCGCCCGTGGCACGAGGTGTTGAGTGAGGCGCAGAAGCTCACCGAGCAGGGTTACAAGGAGGCGATACTGACCGGCGTCCTGATCGGTGCGTACGGCCCCTCGACCGGCAGCGAGGGGCTGTCGTTCGAGGAGCTGGTGACGAAGCTTTCTGCTGAATCCGGCCTTGAGCGTATCCGCATCTCGTCTATCGAGATGCACCAGGTCACAGAGCCGATCCTCGCGCTGGTCGAAGACGGCCACGTCGTGCCGCACTTCCACATCCCGCTGCAAAGCGGCGATACGCAGGTGCTGAAGGACATGAACCGTCGGTACGGCCAGGCCGAGTACCTCGCGCTTTGCGACCGCCTCTACGCGCGCTTCCCGCAGCTGTCGATCACGACCGACGTGCTGGTCGGCTTTCCGACCGAGACCGAGGAGCGGTTCCAGTCGTCGATCTTCGTTTTCGAGCATGTCAAGTACCTCAAGGCGCACGTCTTCCGCTTCTCCCCGCGCTTCGGCACTCCCGCCGACGAGTGGGGCGACCCGGTCGATGTAGATACCAAGAAGGAGCGCTCTAGGCGGTTGATCGAGATATCGACCCGAACCGGACGCGAGCACGTCCGCAAGTTCCTCGGCCGCACGATGCGCGTGCTGGTCGAAGGCAAGACCAAGAGGGAGGAACTGCTCGAAGGCACCACCGACAACTGGATCACGGTGCGCATGGCTGGCTCCCCGTCCCTCGCCCGCACCATGCAGTGGGTCCGATTGGAAGAAGAGCGCGACGGCGTCGCGTACGGCGAGATCGTCGCGGAACCGGTCGCTAACGAGATCCGCGTGATGTAG
- the lpxK gene encoding tetraacyldisaccharide 4'-kinase, with protein MGINWQKIWDDRGTEAWLLLPLALVYACGWLIYEAVYKFGIKKPVRPHAPVVCIGNLIVGGSGKTPLAIHVAGVIRKLGRDVVMSVNGYGSPRSAGATSAPTGELEPSEWGDEAAMIRNKLPDVPLIVGQDRVRAAQICRDLYPDATLLLDDGFQHLPLAKDVTIVLDVPEYHNRFCLPSGPYREPRATGLMRADLTIPGKFTIGMESLTFYESDGSPAEIFGPINALCALARPSRFVDTLEHHGNTVEEYKFFPDHDRLKSRKLLQDLNPMLPVVVTEKDWVKLKSRKIGEPWRIVIASYEVQIEPAEEFRDWLKKRLNEATD; from the coding sequence ATGGGAATCAACTGGCAGAAAATCTGGGACGATCGTGGCACAGAGGCGTGGCTCCTGTTGCCGCTAGCGCTCGTGTACGCCTGTGGATGGCTGATATACGAGGCGGTGTACAAGTTCGGGATCAAGAAGCCGGTTCGGCCTCACGCCCCAGTCGTCTGTATCGGAAACCTCATCGTCGGCGGGTCGGGCAAGACTCCGCTGGCGATCCACGTTGCCGGAGTGATCCGCAAGTTGGGCCGTGATGTCGTCATGAGCGTGAACGGGTACGGCTCTCCAAGATCGGCTGGCGCGACGTCGGCGCCGACTGGCGAACTCGAGCCGTCCGAATGGGGCGACGAAGCGGCGATGATCCGCAACAAGCTCCCTGACGTGCCGCTCATCGTCGGCCAGGACCGCGTTCGCGCAGCGCAAATCTGTCGCGACCTGTACCCCGACGCGACTCTGCTGCTCGATGACGGGTTTCAGCACCTGCCGTTGGCCAAAGACGTCACCATCGTGTTGGACGTGCCCGAATACCATAACCGCTTCTGCCTGCCTTCGGGGCCGTATCGCGAGCCGCGGGCGACTGGTCTGATGCGGGCGGACCTTACGATTCCAGGAAAATTCACGATTGGAATGGAGTCTCTGACGTTTTACGAGTCGGACGGGTCGCCGGCCGAAATCTTCGGTCCGATCAACGCGCTGTGCGCTCTTGCCCGGCCTTCCCGATTCGTCGATACTCTAGAGCATCATGGCAACACCGTCGAGGAGTACAAGTTCTTCCCCGATCACGATCGACTCAAATCGCGCAAGCTGCTCCAGGACTTGAACCCGATGCTGCCAGTCGTCGTGACCGAAAAGGACTGGGTCAAGTTGAAATCGAGAAAAATCGGTGAGCCGTGGCGCATTGTCATTGCCAGCTATGAAGTCCAGATCGAGCCTGCCGAAGAGTTTCGCGACTGGTTGAAGAAGAGATTGAATGAAGCGACTGACTAA
- a CDS encoding lysophospholipid acyltransferase family protein — protein sequence MKRLTKRLIAWVAAPTMRMIQRYLTRKNPAQVERFGTRFGRLYWRLDRRRRLTCQNNLRLAFPDMPADEAAVLAKKVFEHFGRAGTDFLMGAKRSRAELESSMTVVGIEKLEKALEGGKGVLLITGHFGNFERIPDWLSVHGYKISIVVRDANEEGVNHIVYGLRQGLGTELIARGDAAIKIVRRLRDNGIVAITPDQNAYEAFLPFFGKPAGTTLGPGVISDRTGAVVIPVFCRYVGPSQYRMEFHDPLQPYSGYDAKGEGMMRAINDKLESVIRETPDQWLWLHDRWRAARLEGLL from the coding sequence ATGAAGCGACTGACTAAACGGTTGATCGCCTGGGTCGCCGCACCGACCATGAGGATGATCCAGCGATATCTCACGCGGAAGAACCCTGCGCAGGTCGAGAGGTTTGGCACTCGATTCGGCAGGTTGTACTGGCGTCTGGACAGGCGTAGGCGCCTCACGTGTCAGAACAACCTCCGGCTGGCCTTTCCAGACATGCCTGCCGATGAGGCGGCCGTGTTAGCCAAAAAGGTGTTCGAGCATTTCGGCCGGGCGGGAACAGACTTTCTGATGGGCGCAAAGCGAAGCCGTGCCGAGCTAGAGTCTTCAATGACCGTCGTAGGCATTGAGAAGCTCGAAAAAGCGCTGGAGGGCGGCAAAGGCGTGCTTCTCATTACCGGCCACTTCGGCAACTTTGAGCGCATTCCGGATTGGCTCTCCGTCCACGGATATAAGATCAGCATCGTGGTCAGAGACGCCAACGAAGAGGGGGTCAACCACATAGTTTACGGCCTCCGGCAGGGCCTTGGCACCGAACTGATCGCTCGTGGAGACGCGGCGATCAAGATCGTCCGTAGGCTCCGCGACAACGGGATCGTCGCGATCACGCCAGATCAAAACGCGTACGAAGCCTTCCTCCCGTTCTTTGGAAAACCGGCGGGCACCACGCTTGGACCAGGCGTTATCAGCGATCGGACCGGGGCAGTGGTCATCCCGGTGTTCTGCCGCTATGTGGGTCCGTCTCAATACAGGATGGAGTTTCACGACCCTCTCCAACCGTACAGCGGCTACGACGCCAAGGGAGAGGGGATGATGCGGGCGATCAACGATAAGCTTGAGAGCGTCATCCGGGAAACCCCCGATCAGTGGCTGTGGCTACATGACCGCTGGAGGGCCGCGCGCCTAGAGGGGCTCCTGTGA
- a CDS encoding glycosyltransferase family 9 protein → MRILISRLSSLGDVVCTLPAAGALKAGIPDAEIVWAVDARFRGVVELCTNVDQIVDWPRRPRSWRKTASELGEFDVALDLQGLLKSASVVALVRAGRKLGYHWRREFAWIFTQAVKPDRTSLHVVDQYVDVARAAGGVADEAVFGLVPNQDDVAKVKAMVGDGRLVICNAGAGWASKRWPAKSFAQLANRLAADGATVAFIGAESDRAAFDEVRGHGCGAAIDLIGKTRVRELVALISLSKAHVGGDTGSSHIAAALGVPAISMYSVTRPERTCPYGQRHRALYDPRGLAHIDVDSVHDAVTAAISG, encoded by the coding sequence GTGCGCATTCTAATTAGTCGGCTATCTTCGCTCGGCGACGTCGTTTGCACTCTGCCCGCTGCCGGAGCGCTGAAGGCCGGAATTCCGGACGCCGAAATCGTGTGGGCGGTCGATGCAAGGTTCCGCGGTGTCGTCGAGCTGTGCACGAACGTCGATCAGATCGTCGATTGGCCAAGGCGCCCGCGATCATGGCGAAAAACCGCGAGCGAGCTAGGAGAGTTCGACGTTGCGCTCGATCTTCAAGGTCTGTTGAAGTCCGCCTCGGTGGTCGCCCTGGTCCGCGCGGGCAGGAAGCTCGGCTATCACTGGCGCAGGGAGTTCGCGTGGATCTTCACACAAGCCGTGAAGCCGGATCGCACCAGCCTGCACGTCGTCGACCAGTACGTCGATGTCGCTAGAGCTGCGGGAGGGGTCGCGGACGAAGCCGTATTTGGGCTCGTCCCGAACCAGGACGACGTTGCAAAGGTGAAAGCGATGGTCGGCGACGGTCGCCTCGTGATCTGCAACGCGGGAGCTGGTTGGGCGAGTAAGCGGTGGCCGGCCAAATCGTTTGCACAGTTGGCCAATCGCCTGGCAGCGGACGGCGCGACGGTCGCGTTCATCGGCGCTGAGTCGGACCGCGCGGCTTTCGACGAGGTTCGCGGGCACGGTTGCGGCGCAGCGATCGACTTGATCGGAAAGACCCGGGTCAGAGAGCTGGTCGCACTCATCAGCCTGTCGAAGGCACACGTCGGTGGTGACACGGGCAGCTCGCACATTGCGGCCGCGCTCGGTGTTCCCGCTATCTCGATGTACTCGGTCACGCGCCCAGAACGCACGTGCCCGTACGGCCAGAGGCATCGCGCGCTGTACGATCCTAGAGGGCTCGCGCACATCGACGTTGACTCGGTGCACGACGCGGTTACCGCTGCGATCTCCGGCTAG
- a CDS encoding PD40 domain-containing protein: MQQKIMVRTVLILFAIAVIFFGYNSLADWLIDPDIGSTDTAGWIVAVEQLPDGSRAVMFTADGEKVNSKGYEPGTLDQDPRWRPDGNRVFFVSNRDDNQYNIYRWNPDKNAVVQRSTGSRAKSTPYYGPPDYPNLLESGMIVSAGYVMDYNQRDGTLRQLLPPIGRERTVGDEEGGAAGQFDTQYRSIGSSFKDAKWGADRRVIYAVMRRDAQMDEVFVVNLMKPIGLSQPGPIPLFAGKRIEFDVGPNGTAVVAVEGFALANPNAADNEFIKEGRVLLPWRNCLFAITVDKDGAPQSTPMFFDRPETGVMTAPITEEFRRQHDVPSDIQGLAVQQVAPDSAADRIGISVGDVLMRINGQPATDDEAVFNALREVFWADTAEFEFYKSAGDDPGVKTVQYRFWAEPGVFARQPAISPDGRRVVVAIGRGAVEREFSPGSLFVMPIKEAGMYEGQAVVNGEVAEPRWHPSGTTIVYLKAGPAGDRQIYTINVDGTGEQNVSGGTGNYMSPSFSPQKRKED, encoded by the coding sequence ATGCAACAGAAAATAATGGTCCGGACGGTTCTGATCCTCTTCGCCATTGCAGTTATCTTCTTTGGCTACAACTCGCTGGCGGATTGGCTGATCGATCCGGACATCGGCAGCACCGACACCGCCGGCTGGATCGTTGCGGTCGAGCAACTTCCGGACGGCTCTCGCGCAGTCATGTTCACGGCTGACGGAGAAAAAGTGAACTCGAAGGGGTACGAACCGGGGACGTTGGACCAGGATCCCAGGTGGCGCCCCGACGGCAACCGCGTGTTCTTCGTCAGCAATCGCGACGATAACCAGTACAACATCTACCGCTGGAATCCGGACAAGAACGCTGTTGTGCAGAGGTCTACAGGGAGCCGGGCGAAGTCGACTCCGTACTATGGCCCTCCCGATTATCCAAATTTGCTGGAAAGCGGCATGATCGTCTCAGCTGGATACGTCATGGACTACAACCAGCGCGACGGGACATTGCGGCAACTTCTGCCGCCGATCGGTAGAGAAAGAACAGTTGGAGACGAGGAGGGCGGCGCCGCTGGCCAGTTTGATACCCAGTACCGGAGCATCGGTAGCAGCTTCAAGGACGCAAAGTGGGGCGCAGACAGAAGGGTCATCTACGCGGTGATGCGCAGAGACGCGCAGATGGACGAGGTTTTTGTCGTCAATTTGATGAAGCCGATTGGGCTGTCTCAGCCCGGTCCGATCCCGCTGTTCGCCGGCAAGAGAATCGAGTTCGACGTAGGACCAAACGGAACGGCCGTTGTCGCGGTCGAGGGATTCGCCCTTGCGAACCCGAACGCCGCTGACAACGAGTTCATCAAGGAAGGCCGCGTGTTGCTTCCATGGCGCAACTGCCTGTTCGCGATCACGGTCGACAAAGACGGTGCCCCGCAAAGCACTCCGATGTTCTTCGATCGGCCGGAGACCGGCGTTATGACGGCGCCGATTACCGAAGAGTTTCGGCGGCAGCACGACGTTCCGAGCGACATCCAAGGTCTCGCCGTCCAACAAGTCGCACCAGATTCGGCGGCTGACAGGATCGGCATTTCGGTCGGCGACGTGCTCATGAGAATCAACGGCCAGCCGGCGACGGACGACGAGGCTGTCTTCAATGCGCTCAGAGAGGTCTTTTGGGCTGATACGGCGGAGTTCGAGTTTTACAAATCAGCTGGGGACGATCCCGGCGTGAAAACCGTCCAGTACCGGTTCTGGGCGGAGCCTGGCGTGTTCGCGCGACAGCCAGCGATCTCGCCTGACGGCAGGCGAGTCGTCGTAGCAATCGGACGTGGGGCGGTGGAACGTGAGTTCTCGCCGGGCAGCCTCTTCGTCATGCCGATCAAGGAGGCTGGTATGTACGAAGGCCAAGCCGTCGTAAACGGCGAGGTCGCGGAGCCTCGCTGGCACCCGTCAGGGACGACAATCGTGTACTTGAAAGCTGGGCCCGCCGGTGACCGGCAGATTTACACGATCAACGTCGACGGCACAGGGGAGCAAAATGTCTCAGGCGGCACGGGCAACTATATGAGCCCGTCGTTCAGTCCACAGAAGCGCAAGGAAGACTAG